From a region of the Molothrus ater isolate BHLD 08-10-18 breed brown headed cowbird chromosome 27, BPBGC_Mater_1.1, whole genome shotgun sequence genome:
- the LOC118696491 gene encoding uncharacterized protein LOC118696491, which yields MRRARAAALAALLIVAMVRAQVQQEPFTETTEGTGINITCSHPQIQTRDWIQWYRQLPGQAPELLALTLKESKELPGSAGWLYVSADRRSSSLWLAEPRRGDAAVYYCALRDTGRGAGAAAGHEPPRAGPCGASRGRCRSARRAPGPRLRSSFLCPEPAAPAPRGPARPPTRLTTARNLHSHSPHTQPGLSCGRSLRAPGLGADKAAALTGTQRLIPGVLSGQ from the exons ATGCGGCGGGCTCGGGCCGCGGCGCTGGCCGCGCTGCTCATCG TGGCTATGGTCAGAGCCCAGGTACAGCAGGAGCCATTCACGGAGACCACCGAGGGCACCGGCATAAACATCACCTGCTCACATCCCCAAATCCAGACCAGAGATTGGATCCAGTGGTACCGACAGCTCCCGGGCCAAGCACCTGAACTCCTCGCACTCACTCTTAAAGAGTCCAAGGAGCTGCCGGGCAGTGCAGGATGGCTGTATGTGTCGGCAGATCGGCGTTCCAGCTCGCTGTGGCTCGCTGAGCCCCGGCGCGGGGACGCGGCCGTGTATTACTGCGCTCTGCGGGACACGGGCAgaggagccggggctgcggccgggCACGAACCGCCGcgggcggggccgtgcggggccaGCAGGGGGCGCTGCCGCTCCGCCCGCCGGGCTCCCGGGCCGCGCCTCcgcagctccttcctctgccccgaGCCCGCAGCACCGGCCCCGCgcggccccgcacggcccccAACACGCCTCACAACCGCCCGCAACCTGCACTCACACAGTCCCCACACACAGCCCGGCCTCTCCTGCGGCCGCTCCTTGAgagcacctgggctgggagctgacaAAGCAGCTGCGCTCACAGGCACGCAGCGGCTAATTCCTGGAGTGCTGTCAGGTCAGTAG
- the LOC118696636 gene encoding olfactory receptor 6F1-like, translating into MERKPGQAVAISLNQGDHGYLGRMVHEKMSFGSFPLANLTDLNTWKDMANRTSVKEFILLGFPGSWQFRVSFVVVFALMYTLTVIGNASIIALVWRSSNLHTPMYFFLCNLSFLEIWYTTGVVPKAIGVMLGTSQTISFSVCILQLFFLLSLGSTECFLLSVMAYDRYLAICCPLRYSSLMSSGRSVRLALSSWLGGFLAISLLAFLTSRLTFCGPDVINHFICDIDSCLALSCSDTWPVELATFLVSIIVVVASCVVTLVSYMYIISSILRIQSSHGRKKAFSTCSAHLSVVTIWYGSTMFLYVKPSAQNSLDVNKIVNTFNTMVTPLLNPFIYTLRNKEVKLALGRAFQKK; encoded by the exons ATGGAGAGGAAACCAGGTCAGGCAGTTGCCATCAGCTTGAA CCAAGGGGACCATGGCTACCTTGGGAGGATGGTGCatgaaaaaatgtcatttggATCATTTCCACTGGCAAATCTG aCAGACCTCAACACTTGGAAGGACATGGCAAATAGGACAAGTGTAAAAGAATTCATCCTTCTTGGCTTCCCAGGGTCATGGCAATTCCGAGTCTCctttgtggtggtgtttgcacTGATGTACACCCTGACAGTGATAGGTAATGCATCCATCATAGCCCTTGTGTGGAGAAGCAGCAACCTACACACCCCAATGTACTTTTTCCTCTGCAATCTCTCCTTCCTGGAGATCTGGTACACTACGGGTGTTGTTCCCAAAGCCATAGGAGTCATGCTGGGGACTAGCCAGACCATCTCCTTCAGTGTCTGCATCCTCCAGttgttctttcttctctctctagGCTCCACTGAGTGTTTTCTCCTGTCTGTCATGGCCTATGACCGCTACTTAGCCATATGCTGCCCCCTGAGGTACAGCTCCCTCATGAGCAGTGGCCGCTCTGTTCGGCTGGCactcagctcctggctgggaggatTTTTGGCCATTTCCCTGCTGGCCTTTCTGACATCCAGGCTGACTTTCTGTGGGCCAGATGTCATCAATCATTTCATATGTGATATAGATTCCTGCCTTGCCCTCTCCTGCAGTGATACATGGCCTGTGGAGCTGGCAACTTTCCTTGTCTCCATAATTGTTGTGGTGGCCTCCTGTGTGGTCACCTTGGTCTCCTACATGTACATCATCTCCTCCATCCTGCGGATCCAGTCAAGCCATGGCCggaaaaaagccttttccacctgctcTGCCCATCTCAGTGTTGTCACCATCTGGTATGGCTCCACCATGTTCCTGTATGTCAAGCCATCAGCCCAGAACTCCCTGGATGTGAACAAAATCGTGAATACCTTTAACACAATGGTAACTCCTTTGCTGAACCCCTTCATTTACACACTGAGAAACAAAGAGGTCAAGCTCGCTCTGGGACGGGCTTTCCAGAAAAAATGA
- the LOC118696635 gene encoding feather keratin Cos1-2-like isoform X2, with the protein MSCYTRCQPCQPCGPTPLGSSCNEPCVRQCQDSTVFIQPSPVVVTLPGPILSSFPQNTVVGSSTSAAVGNILSSEGVPINSGGFDISSITNRYGGSRCRPC; encoded by the coding sequence ATGTCCTGCTACAcccggtgccagccctgccagccctgtggccccaccccgctgggcagcagctgcaatgagccctgtgtcaggcagtgccaggactcCACCGTCTTCATCCAGCCCTCGCCCGTGgtggtgaccctgcctgggcccatcctcagctccttcccccagaacaccGTGGTGGgatcctccacctctgctgctgttggcaacATCCTCAGCTCTGAAGGAGTGCCCATCAACTCTGGGGGCTTTGACATCTCCTCCATCACCAACCGCTACGGTGGCAGCAGGTGCCGTCCATGCTAA
- the LOC118696635 gene encoding feather keratin Cos1-2-like isoform X1, with product MNLSENDHLQKGSLGLGQLRVTIKASQNSCSLIHFSCLLLLGIQVHLQPTAMSCYTRCQPCQPCGPTPLGSSCNEPCVRQCQDSTVFIQPSPVVVTLPGPILSSFPQNTVVGSSTSAAVGNILSSEGVPINSGGFDISSITNRYGGSRCRPC from the exons ATGAATTTGTCAGAAAATGATCACCTCCAGAAGGGAT CTTTGGGCCTGGGGCAACTCAGAGTGACTATAAAAGCCAGCCAGAATTCATGCTCTCTCATCCACTTCTCCTGCCTCCTTCTCCTTGGAATCCAG GTGCATCTGCAGCCCACAGCCATGTCCTGCTACAcccggtgccagccctgccagccctgtggccccaccccgctgggcagcagctgcaatgagccctgtgtcaggcagtgccaggactcCACCGTCTTCATCCAGCCCTCGCCCGTGgtggtgaccctgcctgggcccatcctcagctccttcccccagaacaccGTGGTGGgatcctccacctctgctgctgttggcaacATCCTCAGCTCTGAAGGAGTGCCCATCAACTCTGGGGGCTTTGACATCTCCTCCATCACCAACCGCTACGGTGGCAGCAGGTGCCGTCCATGCTAA